Proteins from one Deltaproteobacteria bacterium genomic window:
- a CDS encoding phosphoglycerate dehydrogenase: protein MTKVLISTSTFAEYDRSPLDVLKESGFEPVMNPYGRTLREHELRALARGAAGLIAGTERLDGPVLGEMRGLKIISRCGAGLENIDLDAAKRLGMAVYNTPSGPTLAVAELTVALLLNLARRITEMDREVRKGVWRKSAGSLLRGKKVGIIGFGRIGRKVAALLLPFGAEIRYFDPCRDESDSGCSPSDIGELLAWADAVTVHASLASPCMKLLGWRELSLMKEGAALVNTSRGGVVDEAALYEALSSGRLSGAALDVFEEEPYRGPLAALPNVILTPHIGSYARETRSEMEMEAVSNLLKGFGLACLRTGPEKGAGRS, encoded by the coding sequence GTGACAAAGGTCCTCATCTCCACATCTACTTTCGCAGAATACGACCGCTCGCCGCTTGATGTGCTCAAGGAGAGCGGCTTCGAGCCTGTAATGAACCCCTACGGGAGGACGCTCAGGGAGCATGAGTTGAGGGCCCTTGCCAGGGGCGCGGCAGGGCTCATAGCCGGCACAGAGCGCCTGGATGGTCCGGTCCTTGGAGAAATGCGAGGGCTTAAGATAATATCGCGCTGCGGCGCAGGGCTCGAAAACATCGATCTCGACGCCGCAAAGAGGCTCGGCATGGCGGTATACAATACTCCTTCCGGCCCTACTCTTGCCGTAGCCGAGCTTACGGTGGCGCTCCTTTTGAACCTCGCGCGGAGGATCACCGAAATGGACCGCGAGGTCCGTAAGGGGGTCTGGAGGAAATCAGCCGGGAGCTTATTAAGGGGCAAAAAAGTAGGGATAATCGGGTTCGGGAGGATAGGGAGAAAGGTCGCCGCGCTCCTTTTGCCCTTCGGCGCGGAAATCCGATATTTCGACCCGTGCCGTGATGAAAGTGATTCCGGATGCAGCCCTTCGGATATTGGCGAGCTCCTTGCGTGGGCCGATGCGGTAACGGTCCATGCATCCTTGGCATCGCCGTGTATGAAGCTACTCGGGTGGAGGGAGCTGTCCCTCATGAAAGAGGGCGCGGCACTCGTAAACACCTCGAGGGGAGGGGTTGTGGACGAGGCAGCGCTGTACGAGGCGCTATCGTCAGGCAGGTTGTCCGGCGCCGCCCTCGACGTATTCGAGGAGGAGCCTTACAGGGGGCCGCTTGCCGCGCTCCCGAATGTCATACTCACGCCGCATATAGGCTCGTATGCCCGGGAGACGCGCTCGGAGATGGAGATGGAGGCGGTATCAAACCTCCTCAAGGGTTTCGGCCTCGCCTGTCTCAGGACCGGGCCGGAAAAGGGGGCAGGGCGATCATAA
- a CDS encoding 2,4-dihydroxyhept-2-ene-1,7-dioic acid aldolase, with product MKGKHKASLKERLRAGELTIGSWITLGHPSIAEILARAGFDWLVVDMEHSAITLREAQVLIQAIELGGSVPLVRVGANDPNEIKRVMDAGAHGVIVPMVNSREDALRAVRAASYPPIGTRGVGLARAQGYGLGFERYKAWLRENCVVIVQIEHVDALKNLDGILTTTGVDAFIVGPYDLSGSLGRPGEFDHPEVIASLEKVSEAAVRTGTLSGFHVIPPDWREASARIAEGYRFIGLSLDTLFLGSSCGEGLKNLRRLSFT from the coding sequence ATGAAGGGAAAGCATAAGGCTTCCTTGAAAGAGCGCCTCCGGGCGGGCGAGCTCACCATCGGCTCATGGATAACGCTCGGCCATCCGTCCATTGCCGAAATCCTGGCAAGAGCGGGTTTCGACTGGCTGGTAGTGGACATGGAGCATTCCGCCATTACGCTCCGCGAGGCTCAGGTGCTGATACAGGCCATCGAGCTTGGCGGCTCGGTGCCGCTCGTAAGGGTGGGCGCGAACGACCCGAATGAGATAAAGAGGGTCATGGACGCCGGGGCGCACGGAGTCATCGTGCCCATGGTGAATTCGAGGGAAGACGCGCTTCGTGCGGTCCGCGCCGCCAGCTATCCTCCCATTGGCACGCGCGGTGTCGGGCTAGCGAGGGCACAAGGCTACGGGCTCGGGTTCGAGAGATACAAGGCCTGGCTCCGCGAGAACTGCGTGGTAATCGTGCAGATAGAGCACGTGGACGCCTTAAAAAACCTCGACGGCATACTAACGACAACGGGCGTTGACGCCTTTATCGTGGGCCCTTACGACCTTTCAGGCTCGCTCGGCAGGCCCGGTGAGTTCGACCATCCCGAGGTGATCGCTTCCCTTGAAAAGGTGAGTGAGGCGGCAGTGAGGACAGGCACACTTTCCGGATTCCACGTCATACCTCCTGATTGGAGGGAGGCGTCGGCCAGAATAGCTGAAGGGTACAGGTTCATAGGCCTGAGCCTTGACACCCTTTTTCTGGGGTCCTCCTGCGGGGAGGGGCTTAAGAATTTGAGGAGGCTCAGTTTCACGTGA
- a CDS encoding methyltransferase domain-containing protein: MGNRIELLDTSLIENREKLALIDRWKKVLDLEIGWHYDLDIIWALREVERLGLKKGALVMDAGAGNGLLQFLLAVSGYNVLSVDFAGRKAPPAAKRIFEMEEEEHDIGATGNPYRHFIKHNRGGIDARKVARWLRSPFKAAGAASRKALRLVDPDLISEALSSRKRSYGRVRYVKGDFTDLKNIESGSVDCIVSISALEHNGFEAIRKSVTEFTRVLKKGSAMAITISAARDADWYFKPCEGWCLSAGTIRDLFGMGDCPSNFERYDELFTKLKRSREIEARISRHYKMSGENGLPWGVYDPKYQPVGVFKRKGP, translated from the coding sequence ATGGGAAATAGGATAGAACTGCTGGATACATCGCTCATCGAGAACAGGGAAAAGCTTGCACTCATTGACCGCTGGAAAAAGGTGCTTGACCTCGAGATAGGCTGGCATTACGACCTGGACATCATCTGGGCTCTAAGGGAAGTCGAAAGGCTCGGGCTCAAAAAGGGGGCACTGGTCATGGACGCGGGTGCAGGGAACGGGCTTCTGCAGTTCCTTCTCGCCGTTTCGGGATATAACGTCCTGAGCGTTGATTTTGCGGGACGAAAGGCGCCTCCGGCCGCAAAAAGAATATTCGAAATGGAAGAGGAGGAGCACGATATCGGGGCGACCGGCAACCCCTATCGTCATTTTATAAAACACAACCGGGGCGGAATCGATGCTCGAAAGGTCGCAAGATGGCTCAGGTCCCCGTTCAAGGCGGCTGGCGCTGCGTCGAGAAAGGCCTTGAGGCTTGTAGACCCGGACCTCATAAGCGAGGCCTTATCATCCAGAAAGCGATCGTACGGAAGGGTCCGTTATGTAAAGGGCGACTTCACTGACCTTAAAAATATCGAGAGCGGCTCGGTCGACTGCATAGTCTCGATCTCCGCTCTTGAGCACAACGGTTTCGAAGCCATAAGGAAGTCGGTCACGGAATTCACAAGGGTATTGAAGAAGGGCTCCGCCATGGCAATAACGATAAGCGCGGCCCGTGACGCTGACTGGTACTTCAAGCCATGCGAGGGCTGGTGCCTGAGCGCCGGGACGATAAGGGACCTCTTCGGCATGGGAGACTGCCCCTCGAACTTCGAGAGATACGACGAGCTCTTCACGAAGCTAAAGAGATCCAGGGAGATAGAGGCGAGGATATCGAGGCATTATAAGATGAGCGGCGAAAACGGGCTACCCTGGGGCGTATACGATCCGAAATACCAGCCGGTCGGCGTCTTTAAAAGGAAGGGGCCGTGA
- a CDS encoding class I SAM-dependent methyltransferase: MERKGTSTWRLRADGVPAFRLNGTHRRYRKRFIGKLRAGGIRLERSFKCLCGSAHLRKISEKDRFGLPFGNFICTECGLVSLNPRMAPESLPEYYGSIYHPLICGVPAGTVLEDLVNEGQGRRIFDFLYPHLPKRDLKVCDVGAASGSTLMEFRESAAEKGLGCDLYACEYEEGYLNSALERGIKAVKGGPRSLSRPGTGFDIIILSHVLEHFNDPIAELGILSGLLADGGLVYVEVPGIMNLAGYGHDLQSYFVHAHNFSFNLSSLETVLYLSGFALLLGDESVRSVFIKGRGRAPEKGNYSRIMGYLREASQKKGPDRHSGLKGAVLKAYYRGEALLGLSTFQEEDSKWEIG; encoded by the coding sequence TTGGAAAGAAAAGGGACCAGTACCTGGCGGCTTAGAGCCGATGGCGTGCCTGCCTTCAGGCTGAACGGGACGCATCGCCGGTACAGGAAGAGGTTCATAGGGAAGCTCCGGGCCGGAGGCATAAGGCTTGAGCGGAGTTTCAAGTGCCTCTGCGGCTCGGCGCATCTGAGAAAGATTTCGGAAAAGGACAGGTTCGGCCTTCCTTTCGGGAATTTTATCTGTACCGAGTGCGGCCTTGTCTCTCTCAACCCAAGGATGGCCCCGGAATCGCTTCCCGAGTACTACGGGAGCATATACCATCCGCTCATATGCGGGGTGCCTGCCGGGACAGTCCTGGAGGACCTCGTGAACGAGGGGCAGGGGAGGAGGATATTCGATTTCCTATACCCGCACCTCCCTAAAAGAGACTTGAAGGTGTGCGACGTGGGCGCGGCAAGCGGCTCTACCCTGATGGAGTTCAGGGAGAGCGCCGCGGAAAAGGGCCTAGGATGCGACCTTTACGCGTGCGAGTACGAGGAAGGCTATCTCAACAGTGCGCTTGAAAGGGGGATAAAGGCAGTGAAGGGCGGGCCCCGAAGCCTTTCAAGACCCGGGACCGGGTTCGATATCATAATATTGAGCCATGTGCTTGAGCACTTTAACGATCCCATCGCGGAGCTCGGGATCCTTTCGGGCCTCCTTGCGGACGGCGGACTCGTCTATGTGGAGGTGCCCGGCATCATGAACCTCGCAGGCTATGGCCACGACCTCCAGTCCTACTTCGTGCACGCGCATAATTTCAGCTTCAACCTCTCGTCCCTCGAGACAGTGCTCTACCTATCCGGGTTCGCGCTCCTCTTGGGAGACGAGTCGGTCCGGTCGGTCTTTATAAAAGGCCGGGGCCGCGCTCCGGAAAAGGGGAACTATTCGAGGATAATGGGATATCTTCGTGAAGCATCGCAGAAAAAAGGACCGGACAGGCATTCCGGCTTGAAGGGCGCGGTCCTGAAGGCGTATTACAGGGGCGAGGCGTTACTCGGCCTCTCGACTTTCCAAGAGGAAGATTCGAAATGGGAAATAGGATAG
- a CDS encoding acylneuraminate cytidylyltransferase family protein: MRGRSERIPDKNIRDFGGKPLFYWILGTLQSCPSIESIYVDTDSAVIKELIEEFFGASIMIIDRPTHLLGEHVSMNRIIEHDISVIEKGAHFLQTHSTNPLLKLSTIEDAARDYFSGLAQGHDSLFSVTMRQSRFYDEALRPINHDPARLERTQDLKPLFEENSNFYVFSRESFKSSGARIGARPYAYQVPKLESIDIDEMLDFKLAELLFKLQLQEAG, from the coding sequence ATGAGGGGCCGAAGCGAAAGGATACCCGACAAGAACATAAGGGATTTCGGAGGCAAGCCCCTCTTCTACTGGATATTGGGTACGCTCCAAAGCTGTCCGAGTATCGAGAGCATATACGTGGACACGGACAGCGCTGTCATAAAAGAACTGATAGAAGAATTTTTCGGTGCATCGATAATGATTATAGACAGGCCGACCCACCTTCTGGGCGAGCACGTCTCCATGAACAGGATAATAGAGCACGATATATCGGTCATAGAAAAGGGAGCCCATTTCCTGCAGACCCATTCGACCAATCCCCTTTTGAAGCTATCGACGATAGAGGACGCGGCCAGGGACTACTTCTCCGGCCTCGCCCAAGGGCACGACTCCCTTTTCTCGGTAACCATGCGCCAGTCGAGGTTCTATGACGAGGCATTGAGGCCGATAAACCACGACCCGGCGAGGCTCGAGCGTACACAGGATCTTAAGCCGCTCTTTGAGGAGAATTCGAATTTCTACGTCTTTTCCAGGGAAAGCTTCAAATCGAGCGGCGCACGCATAGGCGCGAGGCCTTATGCCTACCAGGTGCCCAAGCTCGAAAGCATAGACATAGACGAGATGCTCGATTTCAAGCTGGCGGAGCTCCTTTTTAAGCTGCAGCTTCAGGAAGCCGGATGA
- a CDS encoding 3-deoxy-manno-octulosonate cytidylyltransferase — MTEPGTERGGKGVIGIIPARMASTRFSGKPLRPILGMPMIGHVYLRSRLSPALDDVYVATCDAAIRDYIQSIGGKAIMTLDTHERASDRTAEAMLKAEDLTGARADIVVMIQGDEPMVRPEMVGRAVKPLLDDPEVNIVNLMAEISESEAGDPNEIKVVVDKRGDAVYFSREPIPSGSKYKSGLKRFKQVCVIPFRRQSLLHFNRLGQTPLEIIESVDMLRLIENGLKVRMVPTEAATWSVDTLQDLKKVEHAMMGDTLLGRYMGKAAGGRA, encoded by the coding sequence ATGACTGAGCCGGGGACTGAGCGTGGGGGCAAGGGCGTAATCGGCATCATACCGGCGAGGATGGCCTCAACGAGGTTCAGCGGCAAGCCGCTCCGCCCCATACTGGGCATGCCCATGATAGGACACGTGTACCTCCGGAGCAGGCTCTCTCCGGCCCTTGATGATGTATACGTGGCCACCTGTGATGCCGCGATAAGGGACTATATACAGTCGATCGGAGGCAAGGCCATTATGACGCTCGACACCCACGAGCGCGCTTCCGACAGGACCGCCGAGGCCATGCTCAAGGCGGAGGATTTGACGGGCGCTCGGGCCGATATAGTCGTGATGATACAGGGAGACGAGCCGATGGTCAGGCCGGAGATGGTAGGAAGAGCCGTTAAGCCCCTCCTGGACGACCCGGAGGTGAACATAGTGAACCTAATGGCCGAGATAAGCGAGTCGGAAGCCGGCGACCCGAATGAGATAAAGGTGGTAGTGGACAAGCGCGGGGACGCCGTTTACTTTTCGAGGGAGCCCATACCCTCAGGAAGCAAATACAAAAGCGGCTTGAAGCGCTTCAAGCAGGTCTGCGTGATCCCGTTCAGGAGGCAATCCCTCCTTCATTTCAACCGCCTCGGCCAGACGCCCCTTGAGATAATCGAATCTGTTGACATGCTGAGGCTCATAGAGAACGGCCTCAAGGTGCGGATGGTGCCTACAGAGGCCGCGACCTGGAGCGTTGATACACTCCAGGATTTAAAGAAGGTCGAGCATGCTATGATGGGCGACACCTTGCTCGGCAGATACATGGGCAAAGCGGCGGGGGGGCGGGCATGA
- a CDS encoding N-acetyl sugar amidotransferase — MLFGKTLDRQLEKRPGKVRFCTKCVVSNQRPRITIDAEGVCSACRYAHEKHREIDWKEREGRLADLLDRHRSKNGRYDCVVPGSGGKDSGYVAHQLKYRYGMNPLTVTFAPHIYTDIGWQNYVAFKDAGFDNILIFPDGKTIRKLSRMAFELWGDHFKIFGLGQKAIAFNVATRFGIPLIFYGENGEIEYGGSVKNKEKPFEDIEDWSELYFQGSTLDELLEEGLQKGLFTKEETRSETFQLYKPPPASELRSLGAEMHWFSYYKKWVPQENYYYAVENTGFKANPEGRSEGTYSKYASLDDMTDGFHYWMAYIKFGICRATSDAAHEIRDGHITREEGAALVKRYDGEFPGRHFRTFLDYLGMDEAGFREVVEMYRTLSPHIWKKTGEGWKLRHTVWGGGVDD, encoded by the coding sequence ATGCTATTCGGAAAGACGCTGGACAGGCAGCTTGAGAAGAGGCCCGGAAAAGTAAGGTTTTGCACGAAGTGCGTCGTATCGAACCAGAGACCGAGGATTACGATAGATGCCGAGGGGGTCTGCAGCGCCTGCAGGTACGCCCACGAGAAGCACCGCGAGATAGACTGGAAGGAAAGGGAGGGAAGGCTCGCCGACCTCCTCGACAGGCACAGGTCGAAAAACGGGCGCTATGACTGCGTTGTGCCGGGTAGCGGCGGAAAGGACAGCGGCTATGTGGCCCACCAGCTGAAATACAGGTACGGGATGAACCCGTTGACGGTCACATTCGCCCCGCACATATACACGGACATAGGCTGGCAGAACTATGTCGCCTTCAAGGACGCTGGCTTCGACAACATCCTCATATTCCCGGACGGCAAGACGATCCGCAAGCTCTCAAGGATGGCCTTCGAGCTTTGGGGCGACCACTTCAAGATATTCGGCCTCGGGCAGAAGGCCATCGCCTTTAATGTCGCGACGAGGTTCGGCATACCCCTCATTTTCTACGGAGAGAACGGGGAGATAGAATACGGCGGGTCGGTCAAGAACAAGGAGAAGCCTTTCGAGGACATAGAGGACTGGAGCGAGCTCTATTTCCAGGGTTCCACGCTCGACGAGCTCCTCGAAGAAGGCCTCCAAAAGGGGCTCTTTACGAAAGAAGAGACCCGTAGCGAGACATTCCAGCTCTATAAGCCCCCCCCGGCCTCGGAGCTTCGGAGTCTCGGTGCCGAGATGCACTGGTTTTCCTATTACAAGAAGTGGGTGCCCCAGGAGAACTACTACTACGCCGTCGAGAATACCGGCTTCAAGGCAAACCCCGAGGGCCGCTCCGAGGGGACCTATTCCAAATACGCGAGCCTCGACGACATGACCGACGGCTTCCATTACTGGATGGCCTATATCAAATTCGGCATATGCAGGGCAACATCCGACGCGGCGCACGAGATACGGGACGGGCACATAACGAGGGAAGAGGGCGCGGCCCTCGTAAAGAGGTATGACGGCGAGTTCCCGGGCAGGCACTTCCGGACCTTCCTCGATTACCTCGGCATGGACGAGGCCGGGTTCCGGGAGGTTGTAGAGATGTACCGGACTCTTTCGCCGCACATATGGAAGAAAACCGGCGAGGGATGGAAGCTCAGGCACACTGTCTGGGGGGGCGGCGTCGATGACTGA
- the hisH gene encoding imidazole glycerol phosphate synthase subunit HisH produces MGNIFSIERAMRKLGCEAVLTGSPEGIAGAERLILPGVGAFGKAMEELERRGCIDAILEYAASGKPLLGICLGMQLLMSEGSEFGGGRGLGILKGKVVALKGEDRDGKRLKVPHVGWNGVYDPGNAARWKGTILDGVGSASSFYFVHSFVCAPAGPDTVLAETAYGTERFPSVIQAGNIHGCQFHPEKSGPQGLAVCRNFAFNTPEKGCGDAIRKDAGQAA; encoded by the coding sequence ATGGGGAATATATTCAGCATCGAACGCGCAATGAGAAAGCTCGGTTGTGAAGCTGTGCTAACAGGCTCGCCCGAGGGCATAGCCGGGGCCGAGAGGCTCATACTCCCAGGTGTAGGCGCATTCGGAAAGGCAATGGAAGAACTTGAGAGGAGGGGCTGCATCGACGCCATTTTGGAGTATGCGGCTTCCGGAAAGCCGCTACTCGGGATATGCCTCGGGATGCAGCTCCTCATGAGCGAGGGGAGCGAGTTCGGGGGAGGGCGCGGGCTCGGCATCCTAAAGGGCAAGGTAGTGGCGCTTAAGGGCGAGGATAGGGACGGGAAGCGCCTCAAGGTCCCGCATGTGGGCTGGAACGGCGTCTATGACCCTGGCAATGCGGCTCGCTGGAAAGGCACCATACTCGACGGGGTGGGGTCGGCCAGCAGTTTCTACTTCGTCCATTCATTCGTGTGCGCGCCCGCCGGCCCGGATACGGTCCTTGCCGAGACCGCATACGGCACCGAGAGGTTCCCGTCTGTAATACAGGCCGGGAATATACACGGTTGCCAGTTCCATCCGGAAAAGAGCGGGCCCCAGGGGCTCGCGGTCTGCCGTAACTTTGCTTTCAATACGCCTGAAAAGGGGTGCGGGGATGCTATTCGGAAAGACGCTGGACAGGCAGCTTGA
- a CDS encoding imidazole glycerol phosphate synthase cyclase subunit: protein MPGNLRIIPKLEIKGPNLVKGVHLEGLRVLGKPWDFACRYYEEGADELIYMDVVASLYGRNSLSEIVARTANDLFIPLTVGGGLRTLDDIRTLLRAGADKVAINTAAIKNPGFIREAARTFGSQCIVVSIEAKRTPGGGYEAYTDSGREPSGRDAVEWAMEAVSFGAGEVLLTSIDMDGTGLGYDIELIRRVSEALPVPVIASGGCGVPEHMCEAAQAGADALGAASVLHYRSYRREVDIEEFRTEGNIEFMLGNTGGHGFLRGRISPCGIGELKERLGKEGLKTRACPQPVSIAL, encoded by the coding sequence ATGCCAGGGAACCTGAGGATAATACCGAAGCTCGAGATAAAGGGGCCGAACCTCGTAAAGGGGGTCCACCTCGAAGGGCTCCGGGTGCTGGGCAAGCCCTGGGATTTCGCCTGCAGATACTACGAAGAGGGCGCTGACGAACTCATCTACATGGACGTGGTGGCGAGCCTCTACGGAAGGAACAGCCTCTCGGAGATAGTCGCGAGGACCGCGAACGACCTATTCATCCCGCTCACTGTCGGCGGAGGCTTAAGGACACTTGACGATATCAGGACGCTGCTGCGCGCCGGGGCTGACAAGGTCGCGATCAATACAGCGGCTATTAAAAATCCCGGGTTCATAAGGGAGGCTGCCAGGACCTTCGGGTCGCAATGCATAGTGGTCTCGATAGAGGCCAAGCGTACCCCGGGCGGCGGCTACGAAGCCTATACCGATAGCGGCAGGGAGCCTTCGGGCAGGGATGCCGTTGAATGGGCGATGGAAGCTGTTTCGTTTGGAGCGGGTGAAGTGCTCCTTACCTCCATTGACATGGACGGAACCGGCCTGGGCTATGATATCGAGCTCATAAGGAGGGTATCGGAGGCGCTCCCTGTGCCGGTAATAGCATCAGGCGGGTGCGGAGTCCCCGAGCACATGTGTGAAGCGGCACAGGCCGGCGCGGACGCGCTCGGCGCGGCATCGGTCCTCCATTACAGGAGCTATAGGCGCGAGGTCGATATCGAGGAGTTCAGGACCGAGGGGAATATCGAGTTCATGCTGGGGAATACAGGGGGCCACGGGTTTTTGAGGGGGCGTATAAGCCCTTGCGGCATAGGGGAATTAAAAGAGCGGCTTGGCAAGGAGGGCCTCAAAACGAGGGCGTGTCCTCAGCCGGTTTCAATAGCGCTCTGA
- a CDS encoding acylneuraminate cytidylyltransferase family protein: MYANNRVLCVIPARGGSKGLPGKNVMMLAGKPLIAHTIGHALGSRYIDRTIVSTEDGEIARVALENGAEVPFRRPAELAADDSGTMDVLAHAVEEMEIGHGCSFEILVLLHVTAPLRRPEDIDNCIELLAEKSAGNVFSVTRAQRNPYFNMVETKPDGKVGLVKDGSFTTRQDAPPVYEMNSSIYVWRMERFKKERSIFSGGSAIYEMPRERSIDIDDRLDFRMAEMLMDGEGACQGT; this comes from the coding sequence GTGTACGCCAATAATAGGGTGCTCTGCGTCATACCCGCAAGGGGAGGGTCAAAAGGGCTCCCCGGGAAGAACGTCATGATGCTCGCGGGTAAGCCGCTTATCGCCCACACCATCGGGCACGCGCTCGGTTCCCGCTACATAGATAGGACTATCGTCTCTACTGAGGACGGCGAGATAGCAAGGGTAGCGCTGGAAAACGGGGCGGAGGTCCCGTTCCGGAGGCCTGCGGAGCTTGCGGCAGACGATAGCGGCACGATGGACGTGCTCGCCCACGCGGTGGAGGAGATGGAGATCGGGCACGGGTGCTCTTTCGAAATACTGGTGCTCCTCCACGTGACCGCGCCTCTAAGGAGGCCGGAGGACATAGACAACTGCATAGAACTCCTTGCCGAAAAAAGCGCTGGGAACGTCTTCTCGGTCACAAGGGCGCAGAGAAACCCATATTTCAACATGGTGGAGACGAAGCCTGACGGCAAGGTAGGCCTCGTTAAAGACGGCTCTTTCACCACGCGGCAGGACGCGCCCCCGGTATATGAGATGAACTCGTCCATCTACGTATGGCGGATGGAGAGGTTCAAGAAGGAGAGGAGCATATTCTCCGGCGGGAGCGCCATCTACGAGATGCCGAGGGAGAGGTCGATCGACATAGACGACCGGCTCGATTTCAGGATGGCGGAGATGCTCATGGACGGGGAGGGCGCATGCCAGGGAACCTGA
- a CDS encoding Gfo/Idh/MocA family oxidoreductase, which produces MRALVAGFGSAGKRHLSNLLELEGMEGVTVLTSRWSGEWSGPPNVKFIGSIDEVGKRGAPSGADFAILANETGKHLETAVALAKRGIDLFIEKPLSHSLEGVESLVSAVRESGVRVFIAYNMRFMGAIRRLKAELKMGAVGAPYFARIEAGQFLPYWRPGSDYRKGYSASRERGGGVHLDLSHELDYMRFLFGDPLSWKTARAGVSSLEIDSEDVFEGIYHYEGGFICSVHLDYLQRRKTRRIIVVGSLGRLECDLVEGRIVLESRGKTERIDDENLFGLDGTYKDELAYFLGALRRGEDPEPGLHDGIAVLRLLEDSGVRQ; this is translated from the coding sequence ATGAGGGCGCTTGTGGCGGGTTTCGGCTCAGCCGGAAAGAGGCACCTCTCGAACCTCCTCGAGCTGGAGGGCATGGAGGGAGTGACGGTCCTTACCTCGCGCTGGTCCGGAGAGTGGTCGGGCCCGCCGAACGTGAAGTTCATAGGCTCCATTGACGAGGTCGGGAAAAGGGGAGCGCCCTCGGGCGCGGATTTCGCGATACTCGCCAACGAAACAGGAAAGCACCTTGAGACGGCGGTCGCGCTCGCCAAAAGGGGGATAGACCTCTTTATAGAGAAGCCGCTCTCGCACAGCCTCGAAGGGGTCGAATCGCTCGTGAGCGCGGTAAGGGAGAGCGGGGTCAGGGTATTCATAGCTTATAACATGAGGTTCATGGGAGCGATAAGGAGGCTCAAGGCGGAGCTAAAGATGGGCGCCGTGGGCGCGCCGTATTTCGCGCGCATAGAGGCGGGCCAGTTCCTGCCGTACTGGAGGCCAGGGAGCGATTACAGGAAGGGCTACAGCGCGAGCAGGGAAAGGGGCGGAGGGGTGCACCTCGACCTCTCCCATGAGCTGGACTACATGCGTTTCCTCTTCGGCGACCCGCTCTCGTGGAAGACGGCCAGGGCGGGCGTAAGCTCCCTTGAGATAGACTCCGAGGACGTCTTCGAGGGCATATACCATTACGAAGGCGGGTTCATCTGCAGCGTCCACCTCGACTATCTCCAGAGGCGGAAGACGAGGAGGATAATCGTCGTGGGCAGCCTTGGGAGACTCGAATGCGACCTCGTGGAAGGGAGAATCGTCCTGGAGAGCAGAGGGAAGACGGAGCGGATAGATGACGAGAACCTCTTTGGGCTCGACGGCACATATAAGGACGAGCTTGCATATTTCCTCGGCGCGCTAAGGAGGGGCGAAGACCCGGAACCGGGCCTTCACGACGGCATAGCGGTACTCAGGCTTTTGGAGGACTCGGGTGTACGCCAATAA